GTTAGAAGCATCTTCTGAAGATGAACTTTTAAACGAATATATTGATTTGAAAATAAAAACTTTCATCCAGATTAATGAAAATGAAATAAAAGACTATTTTCAAAAAAATATAGAAATTTTTCAAAATACTGAATTCAATGATGTTAGTGAAGAAATCGAAAAATATCTTATCGAGGCTGAATTAAACCGTAGACTGAAAATACATATAAATGAACTGAGAGAAAAAGCATGCATCAAGATTAATCTCTGAAAGGTTACTTAATAAAATGAAAAGACTTGCAATAACAATGGGTGATCCTGGAGGAATCGGACCCGAGATAACTGTAAAAGCAATTACTTATCCCGAGGTCAAAAAAATTTGCACTCCGTTCGTTATAGGCGATATATATATAATACAAGAAGCATTAAATCTTCTGAAAATCCCTTTAAAATTAAGGAAAATCAAATCTATAAAAGATTCAATCCCAGACAAAAAAATTCTGGATGTAATTCATGTAATCCCCCCTACCCCTCCTTCAAAAAAGTTTAAAAAATTTACAACAAAAACTATTAAAAATAATAGCCCTACTTCAGAAGGTGGAAAAGCCAGTGTTAGTTATATAAAAACGGCTGTCGAACTTGTTCTGAGCAAGCAGGTTGACGGAATCGTTACAGCCCCAATCTCAAAAGAAGCACTGAAGATGGCAGGGTTTAAATGGCCAGGCCATACTGAAATGCTTGCTAATTTAACAAAAACAAAAGACTATGCAATGATGCTTGTTGGCGGACCTCTTAAAATTATTCTCGTAACAATCCATACTGCACTAAAAAATGTGCCTGGTCTAATTACAAAAAAGAAAATATTAAAAACAATTCTTCTTGCTAAAAAGGCTTGTGATATGCTTAAGATTAAAAATCCAAAGATCGCTGTCGCAGGACTAAACCCACACGCTGGTGAGTCAGGTATATTCGGGGATGAGGAGGTAAAAAAAATTTTACCTGCTATTAAAGAAGCAAAAAAATATGGGATTTGTGTTTCTGGACCCTATCCTCCTGATACAGTTTTTTACAGGGCATACAGAGGAGATGTTGATATTGTTGTATGCATGTATCATGACCAGGGGTTAATTCCCTTAAAGATGATTGCCTTTGAATCAGGAGTTAATGTGACCGTTGGTCTTCCCTTTATCCGCACATCACCTGACCATGGAACTGCTTACGATATTGCA
Above is a window of Nitrospirota bacterium DNA encoding:
- the pdxA gene encoding 4-hydroxythreonine-4-phosphate dehydrogenase PdxA, translated to MKRLAITMGDPGGIGPEITVKAITYPEVKKICTPFVIGDIYIIQEALNLLKIPLKLRKIKSIKDSIPDKKILDVIHVIPPTPPSKKFKKFTTKTIKNNSPTSEGGKASVSYIKTAVELVLSKQVDGIVTAPISKEALKMAGFKWPGHTEMLANLTKTKDYAMMLVGGPLKIILVTIHTALKNVPGLITKKKILKTILLAKKACDMLKIKNPKIAVAGLNPHAGESGIFGDEEVKKILPAIKEAKKYGICVSGPYPPDTVFYRAYRGDVDIVVCMYHDQGLIPLKMIAFESGVNVTVGLPFIRTSPDHGTAYDIAWKGIANPSSMIESIKLAARLKI